The Micromonas commoda chromosome 1, complete sequence region GGGACTGAGCTCGGAGGGGCTAAGACATATTACCTATCCATGAGAGAGATTCCGTTCGTCTGAAGCAGCAAATGACCTCCGATGAAAGTTTGAGACTTTCTTTCGAGGATCTTCTCATGGGCGAGTCCTATCGAAGCCAGATGCATGGAATACTACTGGTAATTGTGTTTTTCGTCATGGTCGCTCTCATGGTCTCGGGACTGACATGATAATATCGGCGCACAGGCCGGCGATAGGAGCGTTGGACTAGTTGTTCATGTGGAGTAAGTGAGTTCATGAAAAGCAATATTTTTATCTGTCCTTTTCTTGATTCGTGAGCATTCTTTCGCAGTTCCCTGGTGCTGGCGTCGCTCTTGCCTCGGCTAATCAACGCCGTATTGTCTCGGCCCAAAGCAATACTCCACATCCTTGATGCAGCATTGATATCTGCACAGCGATCACATGCCGCCATTCTTGGCTTGTCGGCGAACTCCATAAAGTATTCTGCGCGCGTGAGACTTGATTTCCATCGGATTGCTCTTTTGCAGTTGGGTTCTTTTGTTTCCCAGTTGTGCGCACCTTACAGCGGACACATACTAACCATACAGGGTACTGTGACGCGAGTGTCGGCCGTAAGATCTTGTGAGGTCGAGCAGCTTTTTGAATGTGACTTTTGCAAACATCGATTTTCAGTCCCTGTCAGCCAAGGACAAAAACTTTACTTTGCCGCGCCTAAAACCTGTCCACGGAGCTTGACTTCAGCAAGTACAGCTGCTAAACCAGATGCAGCGGCTTGCGCGGGCACATCGTTCTCTGTAGTACAGACGAAACTGCCAATCTTAAATGACTTTCAGGAAATTCATGTTCAAGACTCTTCTTGGGCATTTTCTGAAAGAACCAAAACATGTTTGCAGCTTGACTTGACATTGTTGGGTACAGATGGATGGTTTAAGAAACGACAAAACCAAAGAACATCGAACATCAAAGCTCCGCAACGTTCAATAGCGgtcatcctcgtcgacgatctGGTTGATAAGTGCAGGCCAGGCGACGATATATGTATCACCGTGACTGTTCTGTCACGTTGGCTCAAAGCGAGATGCGGGCAACGAGCTGAAGTTGAAATGATATGCAGCGCAATTTCTGTTTCATATCTGCCGAATGGAATGTTTTGTGAGCATCAGCGGGCTTGCAAAGAGGACGTCGATGATTTTGCATCATTCTGGCGTTATGGAGCACATCACACAACAGCATCAAGATTGGAAGAACCAGCTGCTGCAAAGATGCAGCAGACAATCTGTGCAGGTCGTGATTTGCTTCTTGACAGCTTTTGTCCTCAACTTTTTCAGCTGTATCCTGCTAAACTGGCGTTCTTGTTGTCGCTCGTTGGCGGGGTCTCGTACATAGAATACGAAACAGGAAATCACAACCGAAACGAGTGCCACGTACTACTGATCGGCGACCCTGGAACCGGCAAGTCACAACTATTAAAGTATGTTGCAAAACTAGCACCTAAAAGTGTCAACGCAACCGGCACAGGATTAACTTCAGCGGGTTTGACAGCAACGATGAGGAAAGGAAAGGATTCAAATAGTTGGATCCTTGACGCAGGTGTATTAGTTCTCGCAGACAGCGGAGTGTGTTGCATCGACCAGTTCGAAAAGATTAGCGGCGCACAACTTGCGGCTTTTCAAGAAGCTATGGAGCAACAGACGCTATCAATTACTATGGAGACCATGGTAGCACGACTGCAAACCCGTTGCTCGCTGTTTGCATCGGCAAATCCTGTTGCAGGCCGAATCGATACGGCGTTGTCCCTTTCTGCTAATACCGGATTACAATCACCAATACTTTCTCGTTTTGATTGCATTTTAGTTTTCAAGGATGACATGAGCTCTAGACACGATCGAGCTATATCCTCACATTTGACTTCGCATAATCAGCGCAATTATGTCGACAATATAAATCACGAACTGTCAGCTATTGACCGTGTGGATAATGAACGAAAATCTTCTTTGATGAACCGTCAGGGATTTTCATGTCAAGCGTTGAATAGAGGCAAGGGATACTTGTCGTTCAAAGCGAAAGATACGCACGCTGGCATGCTTTCACAAAATCGACATAAATTGTGGTCATTTCAACATGTCAGACGTTACGTATTGTTGGTGCGTTATGCCATTGACCCAGTTCTGTCTAGCGAAGCAGAAATGCTAATTCGAGGCTTTTATCAAGTTTGCCGCCGAGAACGAGCTGGGCTTTCAGCACGGCCAACCATTCGTCTTCTGGTGAGTTTGATCCGTCTTTCTCAGGCGCATGCAAAGCTACTTTGGAACCAGCAagttcgcggcggagatgtgGTTGTTGCTGTGGATATCCTTAAAGCCTCGAACGACTATACACTGCCCGCTCACCTCGGCAGTACATGTAGCACGCTGATGCCTGAAGCAAGCGCGATGTTGCAAAGAGAGATTCAGCTTATCGGTGATATTGAACGCGTGCTTGGGCCCTCGTGGTGATGAGGATGTTATCATTTCGCTATATGATTGCATTTCCCTCATCAAATTAATATATGGACTTTTCACCAACGATCGTACTAGTTGGACTCACTATTTGTGGTGTACGCAAGAAGTTGCCAAATACACTTTGCTGAGAAATGGTTTGCGCGGCTGCGCAGGATATCTGTACCTACTCATGTCCAGCTAACTAGAAGTGAATCTCAATTAAACATTCCGACCAGTGGCTAGTGGCTATCTTCACACGGCGGATGAGCCTTTTAAAATGTGATATGACCTTCTGACATTAGGGCCAACTCCAGGAAATGTATTGAGGCGACGTGCAAGCGTGACAGCGGACTATCTCCTTTTGTCTGTCACAGCAAAGCTGCACGCGAGCAACAAAGTGATTGTACTGGCAAAACTGAGTATGCAGGACAGCGAATTCTCGAGTGGATTCGTGCAATTATGTGCATCACGCAGATAACATTCAACTATCCGAGTCGACAGTATTCGATCCGCAAAACGGGCCTTACTCCCTTTATTTTTTAGCCCTCGCGTGCACAAGCAGGTCTATGGGTTCACTCGCATCCTAAACCTTGTAGGAAAGACACGATGTACGTTCACTTTATTCAGCAACGCCGCCAGCAAAATAAGCCGGTTTCCTTATGTCCAAGCCATAGTCAGCCAGTGCAGCCATAAGATCTTCCTCGGTCAGCACAACTCGCCTGTCCTTTGGGTCCAACCCTTTCGCGCGTTTGTCTTTCGGCTGCATTTCCATACGCTGTCGTGCGCAAATCCTCGCGTCAGTCACGATCTGAGAAATGAATTTTTGCGCTGCAAGTGAAACAAGTCGCGTGATACGCCTGTCTGCATTTGTCACGCCGCTGATCTTCAGATAGTGGTTGGTGAGCGCGTCGGGGATCTATGTGGAGGGCGGGAATGATGGTTGTTATAATAGCACGGCAAGCAGTGTCGGGCTCACAGAAACACACGATGACACAACTTCGTAAGCCATTCGAACTGTAGCTAAAAATTGTGGAGAGCTGAGAGGAAGTACCgagtgcgacgacgcccagAAACTCAAGACAATGACGGACCGTGGGtgcgagctcatcgagaTCGCTAAAAAATTGTGCCAACTCATTTTTTGATAGACCATCTAACAAGGTGCTGATCGAAATTGTCATCAAGGGCACGCGGTCGTTCCTGTTGTTCTCTTCGCAATGATCGCGTCCAGCAAGACCCAGTGTCTCGTCGGTGCTCGTTTGATCGTGAAGTAGAGTCATTTTTACTGGCTTGCGAGGAAACTGCGGTAATTTCGGAGAGGAGACTGAAGCATTTTCACGTTTCGGCATTTTCTGTGTGATTGAGCACCAAGCCGAAGCCCCAAGGAAGGAAGACAAACACCCAAACGGCCAATAAATAAATAAACTAGATTCAGGTCCCATCATCATATCATGATTAGTTTCAAAATATAATGAACGAAGAATGAACGAAGGTATAGATACGAAGATAGAATATAGTGCTGGAATatgataccttcgtatgTAGTAATAATGTATGctatatatatatatggcTTTGTATGGTAGTcaacgaacgaaggtacgtacGTTTATTTCGTTCCTTGCTGCTGCTTCGGAACCTTATTTTTTATATTGAGAGTCTAGGTGTTACCACGCACGAATCCGACCACAAACCCATAATTTAAGAGTTTAGGAGCTTGTATGGGCTTTTAGTAccgatggagcatccgtacaaatTCTCCACCATGTGTATATGTGACCGGGTACGGCTACACGTAATATTCGTGTGCActatataccttcgtacgcgtacgaaggtaatatttTATTAATAATACATATATAGCAACCCTTTTACAGTAAGATTTCGTAACACGGTACAGTATTTTTTCCAAATTCTTTCATACAAATTGCTGGCACGGATTGTGTTTTTTCGCTCGTTATTTTGGAGGACGCACCCTGCACAGTGTGAACTGCGTGCACGGCTACAGCACTCAGCAACACAGAAAACAAGGCGGACAGCAAATATGTTCGGAGGTTTGGAAGAGAAGAAAAACGAATTTGAGTCATGGATGCGAGCGCAGCCCCCAGCGGTGAGATCAGTGGCGGACTCAGCACAAACCCTGACACCCGAAAACTGCGGAGACCTAACTTTTTCCATCCTTAGGTTGAAATTGGGATAACCTCCGCAACAAGCGCAATACAAGGTGATTTCAGCCTTCCCACGAAATACTTGTCATTTCCTCTGTTAGCTTCCTAGTTTCTTTCGTGCTCAACCCCTGACCGACGAACAAACACTTCCAGGCGGCATTCTTGGCTTCACTCTAGGGACTGTCAATCAGAGCATCGAGAAACAGGCCGCAAACATGCCGAATAAATCCGTGATGCCTACGAGTGGTTCTTTCTCTGGCCCTCCAAGAGTTCTTGCCTTGAACCTCGCGGTTTTCACCGCAGTGCAAGGAGGACTTACACTTGCTGTCAAGAGATACAGAGGAGTGGATGATATCCAGACGAACATGATCGGTATGTTTGGCGCTGGTGCTGCCTTGTCACTTACGACGAACATCGCGGGTAATCAGCCGGCTGCGCCAGGACAAGTAAAACCTTCGACGCCTTTGGGCTATATGACAGACGCCGCCCGCACCGGAGCCCTCTTCGCCGCACTGAATGGAGCTTTCATGAAAATCGGGCAAATGTTGTCCGGAAAAGACTCTTCACAGGATGTATACTATTATCATACAATTTGCATGCTAAATGCACTTGGACTTGAAAAGTACGAAAGAAATTTTAGGAAGGGCATGCTCATGGACGATTGCCTAGCCCTTCTTTCTGATAGTGCACTGCGAGAAGTCAAGATACCTCCAGGTCCTCGCCTCAAGATATTGAACTATGTGGCTGCCAGCAAGGTCAGCTCACAGTTCGACGTTGTACAAGACAGTTCCTTTGGAGTGGACGACGTGAGGCACGCATGAGTGGCATCGATTACGCGGCGAATATAGATTCAACTTCATCCATTCTAGAGCATTATCATCGTAATCTCAAACATCTCTTATAACACTTTCAGAGCATCCTGTCTTCGGTACATCTGGCTGAATACGTGCCGCAGCGGATCAACCGTATGCACAACTGCATCGCGGAGTTCAAATTTTGCAGCAAGTTAACTTTCACGAAGTCATGATGTGCAATTTGTCTCAATGGCAAGAAATACTTTTCAAGTTTTCTTGCAGTGTGCGAAGGAGAGGGACGCCTCAGCAACTCGGACTCGGTGTTACGCGCCGCCACGATTGGCCTTAAACACTCTTTTTTTTGTGCCGTCTGCTGGGTTTTGCAGGACGGACATTTCATTCTTGTAAAGCGCGCGAGACTCCAATAGAAGCTTCCTTCGTTCCTCCCATCTCTTGAGTGAAGCGCGCATCATTTCAAAGAAACAAAAAAAGATGGCAGAGTTTATGCCATTTGAGAAAGCTCGAGGGCCGACACCGGTGAAAAACGCTTGGACTCGGCCCAAACCAGCTGGCGAGTCACGCCAGACTCCAGCTATTGCGCCCGTGAACGATGGGCGCTGGGAAGCATTGCACATCATTCGAGTTTTGACAACGTCAAGAGGTGTCGTGGCCCCTGCAGCGAGTGCACCTGCTATAAGACCTATAGAAATATCGGCAGCTGCCGCAGCGTCCTCTTGTTTTCTTCCTGTTAGACGACGATGCATTGTGCGCATCGTTTCATATGCAGCAAACTTAACAGCCATGTCTGGGACATCCTCGAGAAGAGTGGGTAGATAACCCGTGAATAAGCCGCGCGGCCCAGCTGCAGAAGTAATCTGTCTTGCGGCTACTATAACATTTGGATAGATGTTTGCTTGAACAGATCGTATACACACCGCTGCGGGTACCTTGACAATAGAAGATCCAAACGCTCCGATGCCGCCAGCTAAAAAAGCTATCGTCGAGACGGAATAGTCGGAATGCGTTTCGAGCAGTTTCTTCGCAACCCCGTAAAATGCGAAATAAGCTCCTATTGCAAAACCAGCACCACTAGCTGCACCAAGGACACCTTTGTATAGACTCCCGACTTCTGCCTGAACTTTGCCCAACATAGCGCCCGTCGCAACTGCCATTGATTTGGGTAAAGATCCCGATGGTGTCGTGGCCTGTCCGATTCCTATGCCGTATTTTCCCGTGCTAACTGTTTGCACAGATGTTGTTGTCATCTGCTTGATGTTCGCACTGTTACCTTTCAAGGCAGCTTGCATTCGAACTTTTATCGTATCCAAGGGATGAATGGTGctctgcgacgcggcgcgtgccGCTGCACCGGCCAAAACATCTGCCATAGGAAACACTGCAGAAATATTGCCTAGAAATCCTGTGGTTGAAGGCAGTGCAGAAGGTGAGGCCACGAGAGAGCTTCCTCTTGATATCAAAGTGTCCCTGCGGCGTGGTCGGGCGACTCTACTATGCCGCATGATAAAACAGGATATAAATGCTACACGTATACGCTTGCTGGCGCGGTCCAGTTGCGCAGAAATGAATGCACAGCACGACTAAGCTGCTCGAGTGCGCAGTGGGTCACGGTAACCAAACTATTTTTAATCTGAGCACTCCTATTCAGTCTCAAAGTTGAGCACTGCACCAGATTTACTGAAGGAGTCTGTACTGAACGCCTTCTCCTGATAGAGCTCACAAGTTGAGAAACGGTTACCGGAAATCGTACTGGCCACTTACTGGGAAAAGCAGCGAATGTGCTAGAACCGAGCTCGATTGTTGAAGTGGTAAGTGATTAAGAGCAGCGTACAAGGTTGCAAAGGCTCGCTGGTGCCAGGCAGTTTCGGCCTGGCAGAAATATGAGAACAGCACAGGCACATGAAATTTGCGGTAGGCGCACCTTCAAGGTTAGTTCTAAAATGCGAACGTCTATTGCGGGCaccggggcgtcgagggcttCACCAGTTGTCGATTTAAGGTTCAGCTACAGGGACAAAAAATGTTTGTAAGGAGAAACGATGCGTGCAGGAGAAACGATGCAGTGTTTACCGTTTCTCGCGTGTAGTAGGCTCGCGCTGCACCACTCCAACCGACAGTAGATTGGCAAGTGAATAGACAGAACGACCAGAACAATACCTGTACGGGAGCGAAAGATGAATTGTAAAGGCTTGGGCGCAGCACTTTTGAAAATGTGTTGGACTCGCGCTATTCGGAACGGGAAAAAACGCGAAATGGAACCAACGATCGTGAGGTGAAGGAACAAACGCTCTCTTTGCGCATGTAAGATACGTATCGGGAATGTCGCCACTCATCGTCGCGAGTCAGACGTGTTAATCGACATCTGAAGTTCACTCGGTATCTGAATGACATGAACagcagcgcggacgcgggaaCGCACCTCTAGGGCGCAGATAAACAAGAGGCTATGAAATATGCGCACGGGATTGCCGAGGAAGCGGCTTATGCTGCCCGAACGACTCTGACGTTTCAATGTTAACATGTACAAGACATCGTACAACTTGTGGGAGATGCCTGTTGCCGTTGATCTGTCGCGCTGCCCGACTGATGTGCTGTTATCGgggtgacgatgacgactTCTTCAAACGAAAACAGATTACCGTAAATcttaccttcgaaggtaccttcgtaccttcgttcggTACCTTCGAATAATGAAGGTATGGATACCTATCTGACAGTATGTAGTCTAataataccttcgttcgtacgtACGTAGACTATCATATATAAATGTACCTTCTATTCGTTCGCTCGTATATATGTACCTTTATTTGCTTCGTACGTACGAAGTAAGGTacaaggtacgaaggtacatatTTCAGAAACTTTTAGCGGAAATCCGCTGAAATTTAATTTCTTTTCAAAATCTCCGGTGAAAATTTCGGGCTGGGTGCGGACATCAGTTTTGCAAATAAAGAGTGATGTTGAGCAAATTTATATATATTATATTACCTTCGAGGATATAAATAAAATAATATCATATTATCACAGAATATCCTCGAGTGGCACGAATGAATGAAACTTACATACCTTCGTATGCGTAAATCCTTCGTAGTCTATatattacgaaggtaataaataGAGAGtactgctgctgctgctggtaGCGAATGAAGTTTTATCCAGCATATTGTTATGAGCTTCATATTATTATGGCACTCTATCTTCGAATTCGTAGGCTACGAAAAGGATACGAAACCGTGccgaacgaacgaaggtaaaGTATGTAACTTTTTGGTGTCCAACTTTCGGATTCCTAGGTTTTTTTCTTGAACGTTTCTTGAACCATTACGCACTCTTCGTTTCAGGCACGTTACCGAAGACATAGGCAAAGACGCCAGACAGGCGAGGCATACAAAATAAAGGCGACACAGAGCGGCTGTGGACACCGCATGCATCGTTCGTAGGAGGCATTTCCGATCATCGGATAATAGCCGAAAAGAGCGAAAAAAATAGGCGGCTACCAAGGGTTCATTCCAATACCTTCGTACAATAAAAGGTCTTGCGGCGAAATGAGGGGAGAAAGCTcgtcgaagcgcgcgcgcacaCGGATGGATCTTGGTGAGGCCGAATACATGGACACTCGGCGCCAGGACAGCAGAATGGGTGGTTCGACGGATGCTTCACCGGACGACACTATTTTCTTTCTCGacaacggcggcggttcggcGGCCAGCGTTCGCACTCCCAAGGAGAAAGCTCGCGCGAGAGTGCTTCGGATAGATGCCATCATGTCGAAGCAGGCGACATCGAAGCCTTTTCCAGTCGCCACGCATCAAAGGTGCCAGGCATCATCATCTTCAAAACGCTTTTTGAGAGCCAGCAAAATATCAAAGCTTCATACAAACTATGGAAGGGTCTCTGAGGTCCGTGAAGACGCTGACCATGTCACAAGAACATCGCGTGAGAATACGCAGTTCGGGGCGTTTACCCTCAACGGCCTGGTCAGCGGTGCTTCGGACACACCCAAAGGAGCGGATCTATATAACCTGTGGGGTGGGAAGGGGAGGGACAGACGGAAGTTTACTCACACTAGTGATGAAACGATCGTTCCTGCTGCTTCTTCATTATTTGCAGAAGCAACACATTTAGGATTGCACCAGCTCTGTGGCCAAAGCTGGAAAAGAAGAAAGTTCAATCGCCGGAACACCCCAAACGTAGATATCGCACAGGTAAGTGCAGTAGATATTGATGCCGCAGGAAGCTCATACAACCCTCCAGAAGATGCACGTCAAGACGTGGTTGCCAAGGAAGTTGGGAGGATAATCTCCACAACGCTTAGAAAGCATTTCGATCCAGGCAGGGCACCAGTCCCCGGCAAAGAAACGGAAACATGCCTGAATGGGGAGCTGCACTATGTCCATGATTATTCGGAGGAGGAAGGCGGAGATGTAAACGAGGGATGCAAGAACCCGGAAGTGACACGCGTGGGAAAGTTGTCGAAAGCGCAGAAGAATAAACAAACGAGACGAAAGAAGCAGCAGGCAGATGAGGAGACAAACAAACGGGCGAAACGGCAGCGTCGAGATATCAGCAGCCTGAACGAGTTGGCCTTGCAGATAAACAAAGAGGAGGAAGTAAAGCGAGAAAGGCTCGCTCGTCGCAAAGTGACCAGACATGAAAGAATATTCAAGGCACCTTCCAGGTTGGGGAAATACACTTATCAATCCGAGCCCGCGCCAGTATTACTCACAGAGGAGCTCACTGGCAGCCTCCGAACGGTCGCTGGAACTCACACGCTCATACGCGAGCGGCTGAAGAGTttgcagcgccgcgcgctagTTGAGCCGCGCAGGAAGGTTGATAAGACAAAGAGCAAGAGTTATATCAGATACCAGCCAGGTGAGAAAGGAGAAAGGGAATCTGATATGCACAAGAAGAAACTGGGTGCGAGAGAGAATTAGACGGATGAACAAGAAAGGGAATGCATCCCAAACCAAATGTGTGATTCGCGTCCTGGTGATGGCTGACGCCACGTTCCGTTCGGCGGGTTTGCGATCGCGTCTGTAGGGACCCTCATATTGATGCGCGCACGAGGTTCGGGTTGCGTGAGCCGCCCGAAGGGTGTTTTTCCGGCGCCGAAAATCGCCTAACAGTAAAATGACGCAGTTTTCGTATGGGCATTCTACCTGGTGATACTTTGCTAATCGGCGTGGTTTCACTCGAGATACGTATTTCGACTACGAAGGTACATTCGAGAAGGTACGAATGAGGGCTTCGTAGGCTTCGTAGGCTTCGTGGTTACTTTTGGTCAGAATCCAGATTTTCGCGATTCGGGCGATCCCAAACCATGAAGTTTTTAGTTTTGCATTCAACGAGCCTGTATTCGAATCAACAATCCGATCACCTCATTTTACCCTGAGAAGCGCGAATGACGATATAGTTCGCATACTTTCGGTTGCAGCAAACGAACGGAGACTTACTGATTGGCTCGCTTCTCAGGTCCATTGCTGCAAGCAACAGTAGTGAGTCAGTTCCTGCAAATCCCTTCTGAAATGTTAAAGACTCCTACTCCAATAATTCAAGAGCAATTTAATACTACCTTCGTACTATTTGATGACATTCATGCATGCCCATTCGATATGTTGTCCCTTGCGCCGAGCAGCGTTGTTACTCACACCATGAATACTGGTAATCTCCCCAGTTGAAGTCAACAAATTAACAAGGAAATCACGCTTCGAAAAATCCCAACATTGCTGCAGCATTCCAGGTCCAGAAACGAGCAAGGTTTACAATGTCAGCTTTACGTTTGATTTTCAGGGGTACGGCCATCCCTGTGGCATACATTCCTAGAGCTGGATGCATCAACAGGCGCCGAGATCTTTCTGAACTCCAAAATGCATATAATGCCGTAAAATATAAAGGTTCCCAACCGGAAATTTCCTGTACAAGGTCACACTGCACTTCGTCTTTTTTTGTGAGTAGACGGTACAAAAAATGCAGATCTTCATTGAGCGTCAGTCGTTGCTCAACATTTTTGAATGTTTTGAACGTCACATCCAGACGTTGGCTCAGGCTGTTGGCAAGCGCGCCCGAAAGATATCGGTGATATGTCCATGTGGCTTCTCTTTCTGGGTGAACTTCCATCACCTTGGTGATAAGTGTTGAGATCGGTCGACATTCCGGGGACAACAAGTTATCTGACAACATGCGTAGGTACTCAATCAAACATTTGTCGACTAAATTGCGCCACTTGTAAGAGGTCAGATTCTCAGTTAGATTTGCCAATAAAGCTTGTGGCAGCAATCTTTTTGTCTCAGCAAAGAAATCCTGACTGCAACACCTTAAATGTGTCCAGGCTGCGTAGTTAAATCGTCTAAATCGAGTGGCTCGTTCCACCATGGTGATTTCGTTGGCGAACACGTGTTCTATCTGCAACCCAGTGACGCCTCTGGCCGGGGAAACAAACAGTTTTTTTAGGATCCATCGGCGGTAGACCCAGCAGGCGGTGGCCTTTGGATTCCCACTAATAACTGCCTGAGCGAAGCGCAACTC contains the following coding sequences:
- the PSP5 gene encoding prasinophyte-specific protein (expressed~Alternative splicing variant 2), which gives rise to MLTLKRQSRSGSISRFLGNPVRIFHSLLFICALEVLFWSFCLFTCQSTVGWSGAARAYYTRETLNLKSTTGEALDAPVPAIDVRILELTLKAETAWHQRAFATLYAALNHLPLQQSSSVLAHSLLFPEKAFSTDSFSKSGAVLNFETE
- the Nop53 gene encoding nucleolar protein (involved in rRNA maturation), with amino-acid sequence MRGESSSKRARTRMDLGEAEYMDTRRQDSRMGGSTDASPDDTIFFLDNGGGSAASVRTPKEKARARVLRIDAIMSKQATSKPFPVATHQRCQASSSSKRFLRASKISKLHTNYGRVSEVREDADHVTRTSRENTQFGAFTLNGLVSGASDTPKGADLYNLWGGKGRDRRKFTHTSDETIVPAASSLFAEATHLGLHQLCGQSWKRRKFNRRNTPNVDIAQVSAVDIDAAGSSYNPPEDARQDVVAKEVGRIISTTLRKHFDPGRAPVPGKETETCLNGELHYVHDYSEEEGGDVNEGCKNPEVTRVGKLSKAQKNKQTRRKKQQADEETNKRAKRQRRDISSLNELALQINKEEEVKRERLARRKVTRHERIFKAPSRLGKYTYQSEPAPVLLTEELTGSLRTVAGTHTLIRERLKSLQRRALVEPRRKVDKTKSKSYIRYQPGEKGERESDMHKKKLGAREN
- the BET4 gene encoding protein prenyltransferase alpha subunit, translated to MNFGSATSTLGTEVNRLNTLVDDPLIDELAFLPSAAPSDVFGESFPPGGIVTSTAVPGAFLLVGHKLAIAINALVPVYNYISAAHRRACNHQNESDGGLASPGIDPMTGLDTYRLLLLINGELNMAWNGLRRRMMQNFAGLGLKARSCIAKYELRFAQAVISGNPKATACWVYRRWILKKLFVSPARGVTGLQIEHVFANEITMVERATRFRRFNYAAWTHLRCCSQDFFAETKRLLPQALLANLTENLTSYKWRNLVDKCLIEYLRMLSDNLLSPECRPISTLITKVMEVHPEREATWTYHRYLSGALANSLSQRLDVTFKTFKNVEQRLTLNEDLHFLYRLLTKKDEVQCDLVQEISGWEPLYFTALYAFWSSERSRRLLMHPALGMYATGMAVPLKIKRKADIVNLARFWTWNAAAMLGFFEA
- the MCM9 gene encoding minichromosome maintenance protein (expressed), which encodes MILIFGLFVDFFTCRWSTPTISFLRAYLILGLLEYLYTFVIPGICACWSSGRQGGVLVYYSQLGLSSEGLSSEGLRLSFEDLLMGESYRSQMHGILLVIVFFVMVALMRSHAAILGLSANSIKYSARVRLDFHRIALLQLGSFVSQLCAPYSGHILTIQGTVTRVSAVRSCEVEQLFECDFCKHRFSVPVSQGQKLYFAAPKTCPRSLTSASTAAKPDAAACAGTSFSVVQTKLPILNDFQEIHVQDSSWAFSERTKTCLQLDLTLLGTDGWFKKRQNQRTSNIKAPQRSIAVILVDDLVDKCRPGDDICITVTVLSRWLKARCGQRAEVEMICSAISVSYLPNGMFCEHQRACKEDVDDFASFWRYGAHHTTASRLEEPAAAKMQQTICAGRDLLLDSFCPQLFQLYPAKLAFLLSLVGGVSYIEYETGNHNRNECHVLLIGDPGTGKSQLLKYVAKLAPKSVNATGTGLTSAGLTATMRKGKDSNSWILDAGVLVLADSGVCCIDQFEKISGAQLAAFQEAMEQQTLSITMETMVARLQTRCSLFASANPVAGRIDTALSLSANTGLQSPILSRFDCILVFKDDMSSRHDRAISSHLTSHNQRNYVDNINHELSAIDRVDNERKSSLMNRQGFSCQALNRGKGYLSFKAKDTHAGMLSQNRHKLWSFQHVRRYVLLVRYAIDPVLSSEAEMLIRGFYQVCRRERAGLSARPTIRLLVSLIRLSQAHAKLLWNQQVRGGDVVVAVDILKASNDYTLPAHLGSTCSTLMPEASAMLQREIQLIGDIERVLGPSW
- the TIM17 gene encoding mitochondrial import inner membrane translocase (Has Sam_1 and Tim17 domains; The pre-protein translocase of the mitochondrial outer membrane (Tom) allows the import of pre-proteins from the cytoplasm), which produces MFGGLEEKKNEFESWMRAQPPAVEIGITSATSAIQGGILGFTLGTVNQSIEKQAANMPNKSVMPTSGSFSGPPRVLALNLAVFTAVQGGLTLAVKRYRGVDDIQTNMIGMFGAGAALSLTTNIAGNQPAAPGQVKPSTPLGYMTDAARTGALFAALNGAFMKIGQMLSGKDSSQDVYYYHTICMLNALGLEKYERNFRKGMLMDDCLALLSDSALREVKIPPGPRLKILNYVAASKVSSQFDVVQDSSFGVDDVRHA
- the PSP5 gene encoding mitochondrial carrier family (S-adenosylmethionine~Alternative splicing variant 1), yielding MRHSRVARPRRRDTLISRGSSLVASPSALPSTTGFLGNISAVFPMADVLAGAAARAASQSTIHPLDTIKVRMQAALKGNSANIKQMTTTSVQTVSTGKYGIGIGQATTPSGSLPKSMAVATGAMLGKVQAEVGSLYKGVLGAASGAGFAIGAYFAFYGVAKKLLETHSDYSVSTIAFLAGGIGAFGSSIVKVPAAVCIRSVQANIYPNVIVAARQITSAAGPRGLFTGYLPTLLEDVPDMAVKFAAYETMRTMHRRLTGRKQEDAAAAADISIGLIAGALAAGATTPLDVVKTRMMCNASQRPSFTGAIAGVWRDSPAGLGRVQAFFTGVGPRAFSNGINSAIFFCFFEMMRASLKRWEERRKLLLESRALYKNEMSVLQNPADGTKKRVFKANRGGA
- the TAF10 gene encoding transcription initiation factor TFIID sub.10, with product MTLLHDQTSTDETLDGLSKNELAQFFSDLDELAPTIPDALTNHYLKISGVTNADRRITRLVSLAAQKFISQIVTDARICARQRMEMQPKDKRAKGLDPKDRRVVLTEEDLMAALADYGLDIRKPAYFAGGVAE